A single region of the Campylobacter sp. MIT 99-7217 genome encodes:
- the dcuC gene encoding C4-dicarboxylate transporter DcuC, whose product MSLLMILVTLVAVVIVGYYILKSYHPVFVFFFSGIILLIAAFYFTGTPIPSGAKRAPETMTFWTTLLDSFVFITDTFKKQLAGVGLIIMAVAGFAGYMKYINASAKLAYLSNKPLGKIQNKYLILSGTFVVGMALKIVISSYAGLMLLLLACIYPVLVSLKIRPITAVAVLSLIGIDYGPKDGNTVQLAGIVGQQDNVVGIFLDYQIYPVLVYVVLLAILIPFYFSYIDKKDAKNGVVDEAVEIGEIIDPKCPTYYIFFPWLPVVFLFAAYFLNFKLDVVTVIFVSIAIVFIIEFIRHRSAKVLCDGMVVILKSMADIFISVVSIIVAAGVFAEGIKALGGIGTLAEIVSGMGASAVILTIAILSFIVYFATVIMGSGIAAFQAFGKIANDIAPKLGIPPITLVLPLEIASCLGRSASPIAGGVIALAGFAKVAPMEIIKRTMPLLIIAMIANILTAWWLTTKDVPEYMKTAPQTNTELIKHA is encoded by the coding sequence ATGAGTTTACTCATGATTTTAGTAACACTTGTTGCGGTTGTGATCGTGGGGTATTATATCCTCAAATCTTATCACCCTGTTTTCGTCTTTTTCTTTTCAGGCATTATTTTGCTAATTGCTGCTTTTTATTTCACAGGCACACCTATACCTAGCGGAGCAAAAAGAGCACCTGAAACGATGACTTTTTGGACTACTTTGCTGGATTCTTTTGTCTTTATCACGGACACTTTTAAAAAGCAACTTGCAGGTGTGGGACTTATCATTATGGCAGTAGCCGGTTTTGCAGGTTATATGAAGTATATCAATGCTTCAGCAAAGCTAGCTTATCTTTCAAACAAACCACTAGGCAAAATTCAAAACAAATATCTCATTTTAAGTGGGACCTTTGTTGTGGGCATGGCTCTTAAGATAGTGATTTCTTCTTATGCTGGGCTTATGCTTTTGCTTCTTGCTTGCATTTATCCTGTGCTTGTTTCTTTAAAAATTCGTCCTATCACAGCTGTTGCCGTGCTTTCTTTGATAGGTATTGATTATGGTCCAAAAGATGGTAACACAGTTCAGCTTGCAGGTATAGTTGGACAGCAAGATAATGTGGTCGGGATTTTCCTTGATTATCAAATTTATCCTGTTCTTGTTTATGTAGTTCTTTTGGCGATTTTGATCCCTTTTTATTTTTCTTATATCGATAAAAAAGACGCAAAAAATGGCGTTGTTGATGAGGCTGTTGAGATAGGAGAGATCATAGATCCAAAATGCCCGACCTACTATATCTTTTTTCCATGGCTTCCTGTGGTATTTTTATTTGCGGCGTATTTTTTAAATTTCAAGCTTGATGTTGTTACTGTTATTTTTGTGTCTATTGCTATTGTTTTCATTATAGAATTTATCAGACACAGAAGCGCTAAGGTGCTTTGTGATGGTATGGTTGTGATCTTAAAGTCAATGGCTGATATTTTTATCTCAGTTGTAAGTATCATCGTTGCAGCAGGTGTTTTTGCTGAGGGTATTAAAGCACTTGGCGGTATAGGCACTTTGGCTGAGATCGTTTCTGGAATGGGTGCTTCAGCCGTGATTTTAACCATTGCTATACTTAGTTTTATCGTGTATTTTGCTACTGTTATCATGGGTTCAGGTATCGCAGCCTTTCAAGCCTTTGGTAAAATAGCTAATGATATAGCTCCAAAACTTGGTATCCCACCGATCACCCTTGTTCTTCCTCTTGAAATCGCTTCTTGCTTGGGAAGATCAGCTTCGCCTATTGCTGGTGGTGTTATCGCTCTTGCAGGCTTTGCAAAGGTAGCTCCTATGGAGATCATCAAACGTACTATGCCACTTTTAATCATAGCCATGATAGCTAATATCCTTACAGCTTGGTGGCTTACCACAAAAGATGTGCCTGAGTATATGAAAACCGCACCACAAACAAACACAGAGCTTATCAAACATGCTTGA
- the luxS gene encoding S-ribosylhomocysteine lyase, producing MPLLDSFKVDHTIMPAPAVRLAKTMQTPKGDTISVFDLRFCVPNKDILPEKGIHTLEHLFAGFMRDHLNSNDVEIIDISPMGCRTGFYMSLIGKPDDERVVNAWKSSMQDVLNAKAIPEANKYQCGTCTLHSIEEAKQIAQNVLDKNIGIMDTQKLLLKDL from the coding sequence ATGCCATTACTTGATAGTTTCAAAGTCGATCACACTATAATGCCAGCACCTGCAGTGCGTTTGGCAAAAACCATGCAAACACCAAAAGGAGATACGATCAGCGTTTTTGATCTGCGTTTTTGCGTGCCAAACAAGGACATTTTGCCAGAAAAGGGTATCCATACTTTAGAGCATTTATTTGCCGGCTTTATGAGGGATCATTTAAATTCAAATGATGTTGAGATCATTGATATTTCTCCTATGGGTTGTAGAACAGGCTTTTATATGAGCCTGATAGGAAAGCCTGATGATGAAAGGGTTGTAAATGCTTGGAAAAGTTCTATGCAAGATGTTTTAAATGCAAAGGCTATCCCAGAAGCAAACAAATATCAATGCGGCACTTGCACGCTTCATTCCATAGAAGAAGCAAAGCAAATCGCACAAAATGTTCTTGATAAAAACATTGGCATAATGGATACTCAAAAGCTTCTATTAAAAGACTTGTGA
- a CDS encoding HIT family protein, with protein sequence MFYENTNFYFEQEKSQIPWIKIFTKEKYKELSDCPLDIQKELFSWVLFCEKSLLEFYQPDKINIASFANYVPRVHFHVMARFKEDAFFPECMWGKQQREVVDLKLPKFEDFIDFFIKNLENKQTFNFY encoded by the coding sequence ATGTTTTACGAAAATACAAATTTTTATTTTGAGCAAGAAAAATCCCAAATTCCTTGGATTAAAATTTTTACCAAGGAAAAGTATAAAGAACTTAGTGATTGTCCCTTAGATATACAAAAAGAGCTTTTTTCTTGGGTGCTTTTTTGCGAAAAAAGCTTGCTTGAGTTTTATCAGCCAGATAAGATCAATATCGCTTCATTTGCAAACTATGTTCCAAGAGTGCATTTTCATGTCATGGCTCGTTTCAAAGAAGATGCCTTTTTTCCTGAGTGCATGTGGGGAAAGCAACAAAGAGAAGTGGTGGATTTGAAACTACCTAAATTTGAGGATTTTATAGACTTTTTTATTAAGAATTTAGAAAATAAACAAACATTTAATTTTTATTAA
- a CDS encoding AlwI family type II restriction endonuclease: MAKASYKILSFSTTMRSAERMASFLKLLTPFENQILSHELIMQIVAELIKNKLYVPVYANKAFKQSEENFSDKQVKIIIENSPQNHKEAGFDKGWDSRFDTWYKLMMEFGFCFYAMNKPLIISQAGHLLIDAFNENPSNDEKIANIFLNCMMKYQSKNPFRKVLNDNKPLILLLQTMKLLKSKTKDSKIHKLELPFLLCYPDDNALNLADFILAFRKEYPSFNYSGDIIYEKCLELLNSKNTLRFKKVQILRESIDEYIRKMRITGIISLRANGRFLDFNSFEMPKIEYILKNYKSKTRHFKDKISFFNYMGEINTQIFNLNSSEKSDTKESLKLQSLENFAKNYTREQIFTELKILNNKKLSSKDELFKFIPEPLRLEFLSAISLKQNCVNLKVLPNYIIDDEGLPKSHAGANLADIICLDKKNKSIIELSLISSKAQLSLELIPITRHLKQSKADFAFFVAPNIHEDAKIYTEFIKYKEKLDITNLSILDFIELLSSCFDKKLPLKRV; this comes from the coding sequence ATGGCAAAAGCTAGTTATAAAATCTTATCATTTAGCACAACTATGAGATCAGCTGAAAGAATGGCTTCTTTTTTAAAGCTTTTAACCCCCTTTGAAAATCAAATTTTAAGCCACGAGCTTATTATGCAAATCGTAGCAGAGCTTATAAAAAATAAGCTTTATGTTCCCGTTTATGCAAACAAAGCTTTTAAGCAAAGTGAAGAAAATTTTAGCGACAAGCAGGTAAAAATCATCATAGAAAATTCCCCTCAAAATCATAAAGAAGCTGGATTTGATAAGGGTTGGGACTCTCGCTTTGATACTTGGTATAAGTTGATGATGGAATTTGGCTTTTGTTTTTATGCTATGAATAAGCCTTTGATTATCTCACAAGCAGGACATTTGCTTATAGATGCCTTTAATGAAAATCCTAGCAATGATGAAAAAATTGCAAATATCTTTTTAAATTGCATGATGAAATATCAAAGCAAGAATCCTTTTAGGAAGGTTTTAAACGATAATAAACCCTTAATTTTGCTTTTGCAAACGATGAAATTACTTAAAAGTAAAACTAAGGATAGTAAGATACATAAGCTTGAGCTTCCTTTTTTGCTTTGCTATCCTGATGATAATGCTTTAAATTTAGCTGATTTTATCCTAGCTTTTAGAAAAGAATATCCTAGTTTTAATTATTCGGGCGATATTATTTATGAAAAATGCCTAGAGCTTTTAAACTCAAAAAATACTCTTCGTTTTAAAAAGGTGCAAATTCTTAGAGAAAGCATTGATGAATATATAAGAAAGATGAGAATTACAGGTATTATTTCTTTGAGAGCAAATGGTAGATTTTTGGATTTTAATAGCTTTGAAATGCCAAAAATTGAGTATATTTTAAAAAATTATAAGAGCAAAACTCGCCATTTCAAAGATAAAATAAGCTTTTTTAACTATATGGGAGAAATTAATACTCAAATTTTTAATTTAAATTCGAGCGAAAAAAGCGATACAAAAGAGAGTTTAAAGCTTCAAAGCCTAGAAAATTTTGCTAAAAATTACACAAGGGAGCAAATTTTTACCGAACTTAAAATCTTAAATAACAAAAAATTAAGTAGTAAGGACGAGCTTTTTAAATTTATCCCTGAGCCTTTAAGATTAGAGTTTTTAAGTGCTATTTCTTTGAAGCAAAATTGTGTAAATTTAAAGGTATTGCCAAATTATATTATCGATGATGAGGGCTTGCCAAAAAGCCATGCAGGTGCAAATTTGGCAGATATTATTTGCCTTGATAAAAAAAATAAAAGCATAATCGAGCTAAGTCTTATAAGCTCAAAGGCTCAGCTTAGCCTAGAATTAATCCCTATCACAAGACATTTAAAACAAAGCAAGGCTGATTTTGCTTTCTTTGTTGCTCCAAACATACACGAGGACGCTAAAATTTATACAGAATTTATCAAATACAAAGAAAAGCTTGATATTACAAATTTAAGTATTTTAGATTTTATAGAGCTTTTAAGCTCATGCTTTGATAAAAAATTACCTTTAAAAAGAGTTTAA
- a CDS encoding pseudouridine synthase yields MRINKFISHNTKYSRREADELIKQGKVKLNSALAKLSDEVKDTDKLFINGKRVHKRSKFSVIIYHKQKGELVSSKDERGRRLIYDSLPREFRAFRSVGRLDFASEGLLLLSDSPVIADALMHSDLEREYYLKVRGNISKEVTEAMQNGLEIKDEIKGAHAKTKITSMSFAPFLSFEIFGASGGYTKLKVLINEGKNRELRRFFGHFDLEVVELKRVAFGVLELGMLKPGKYRFLEKGEYEKLRDFLKTNAVYY; encoded by the coding sequence ATGCGTATAAATAAATTCATCTCGCACAATACAAAATACTCTCGCCGTGAGGCTGATGAGCTGATAAAGCAAGGAAAAGTGAAGCTAAATTCAGCTCTTGCCAAGCTTAGCGACGAAGTTAAGGATACGGACAAGCTTTTTATAAACGGCAAAAGAGTGCATAAGAGGAGCAAATTTAGCGTCATCATCTATCACAAGCAAAAAGGCGAGCTAGTAAGCAGCAAGGACGAGCGAGGAAGAAGGCTCATTTATGATAGCTTACCGCGTGAATTTAGAGCCTTTAGAAGCGTGGGCAGGCTTGATTTTGCGAGTGAGGGTTTGCTTTTGCTAAGCGATAGCCCTGTGATCGCTGATGCTTTGATGCACAGCGACCTAGAAAGAGAATACTACCTCAAAGTGCGTGGCAACATAAGCAAAGAAGTCACTGAGGCTATGCAAAATGGGCTTGAGATCAAAGACGAGATCAAAGGTGCTCACGCAAAGACCAAGATCACTTCGATGAGCTTTGCTCCTTTTTTGAGCTTTGAAATTTTTGGCGCAAGTGGGGGTTATACCAAGCTAAAAGTGCTTATCAATGAGGGGAAAAATAGAGAGCTAAGGCGTTTTTTTGGGCATTTTGACTTAGAAGTTGTGGAGCTTAAACGCGTCGCCTTTGGGGTGCTTGAGCTTGGCATGCTAAAGCCCGGCAAATACCGCTTTTTAGAAAAAGGCGAATATGAAAAGCTTAGGGATTTTTTAAAAACGAATGCGGTGTATTATTAA
- a CDS encoding YceI family protein: protein MKKILASSLVVASLFATSLSATEFTLDKTHTNVGFKIKHLQISNVSGNFKDYEGLIDFDEASKSFNKIQATIKVASVDTDNQTRDNHLQQDDFFKAKKYPDMTFVMKSYKKVSDTEGKVTGTLTIAGVKKDITLDAEIGGIGEQRGTKKLGFSLSGMIKRSDFKFAKDTSTITLSDEIKLQIDIEANAK from the coding sequence ATGAAAAAAATACTTGCCAGCTCATTAGTCGTAGCTTCATTATTTGCTACAAGTTTAAGTGCTACTGAATTTACCCTAGACAAGACTCATACAAATGTAGGTTTTAAGATTAAGCACTTGCAAATCAGCAATGTAAGTGGAAATTTTAAGGATTATGAGGGTTTGATTGATTTTGATGAAGCGAGCAAAAGCTTTAACAAAATTCAAGCCACAATCAAAGTTGCTTCAGTAGATACAGACAACCAAACAAGAGATAATCACCTCCAACAAGATGATTTTTTCAAAGCTAAAAAATACCCTGACATGACTTTTGTGATGAAATCTTATAAAAAAGTAAGCGATACAGAAGGTAAGGTAACAGGAACTCTTACAATAGCTGGCGTAAAAAAAGACATCACTTTAGATGCTGAAATAGGCGGTATAGGCGAGCAAAGAGGCACTAAAAAACTTGGTTTTTCTCTTAGCGGAATGATCAAAAGAAGTGATTTTAAATTTGCAAAAGATACCTCAACTATAACACTAAGTGATGAAATCAAACTTCAAATCGATATTGAAGCTAACGCAAAATAA
- a CDS encoding dicarboxylate/amino acid:cation symporter, whose translation MENFLINFFHLSQFQSVFILFCLGVLFFVFRALRSKFSLALLMFVALILGFVLGFVLLYFADFQNVAQLKSLNSQHFVLEVQIWISFLNSVYLNILKLLIIPLVFISLINVLLNLSQNLSFKAVFSRVFFWLLLSTALCAIIGIVLALFGELGSSFAVVESTRTLKEVKGLNEVILGLIPSNIISAMNTNNILGVIIFAFIIAFGALSLKEKKGFRIFKLLVGFFYEMMIKICLFVINLMPFFIITMIASTLLVSGFESIKNAFYFILWLYIAFILAFVLHAIMLLMHGLNPLFYFKKALPALLMAFSSRSSAATLPVSISNLTQRLGVSSSTASFGASLGTTMGMNGCAGYYATMIAIFMYNALNIPVGFGEILMIVILCVITSFGIAGIPGITIMIISVMLSGLGLEEHFALLAVILAIDPILDMARTCTNVSGAMVASIITDKELKNLDIQKYKENEKNSL comes from the coding sequence ATGGAAAATTTTCTTATTAATTTCTTTCATTTATCTCAATTTCAAAGTGTTTTTATACTTTTTTGTTTAGGCGTTTTGTTTTTTGTTTTTAGGGCTTTAAGGTCTAAGTTTAGCCTTGCTTTACTTATGTTTGTAGCTCTGATTTTAGGCTTTGTTTTGGGTTTTGTTTTGCTATATTTTGCTGATTTTCAAAATGTAGCCCAGCTTAAAAGTTTAAATTCTCAGCATTTTGTCCTAGAGGTTCAAATTTGGATAAGCTTTTTAAATTCTGTTTATCTAAATATTTTAAAGCTCTTAATCATACCTTTAGTTTTTATTTCTTTGATCAATGTTTTACTAAATTTAAGCCAAAACTTAAGCTTTAAAGCTGTTTTTTCAAGGGTCTTTTTTTGGCTTTTGCTTTCAACTGCACTTTGTGCTATCATAGGTATAGTTTTAGCTCTTTTTGGCGAGCTTGGAAGCAGTTTTGCTGTAGTAGAAAGCACAAGAACGCTTAAGGAAGTCAAGGGCTTAAATGAAGTGATTTTAGGTTTGATCCCAAGCAATATCATTAGTGCTATGAATACAAATAATATCTTAGGTGTCATCATTTTTGCCTTTATTATAGCCTTTGGAGCTTTGAGCTTAAAAGAGAAAAAAGGCTTTAGGATTTTCAAGCTTTTGGTGGGCTTTTTTTATGAAATGATGATAAAAATTTGTCTTTTTGTGATCAATTTAATGCCTTTTTTCATCATCACGATGATAGCCTCCACCCTTTTAGTCAGTGGCTTTGAAAGCATTAAAAATGCTTTTTATTTCATACTTTGGCTTTATATAGCTTTTATTTTAGCCTTTGTTTTGCATGCAATCATGCTTTTAATGCACGGCTTAAATCCTCTTTTTTATTTCAAAAAAGCCTTGCCAGCTTTACTTATGGCATTTAGCTCAAGAAGCTCGGCAGCGACTTTGCCTGTAAGCATTTCAAACCTCACGCAAAGGCTTGGAGTAAGCAGTAGCACAGCTTCTTTTGGGGCGAGTTTAGGCACAACTATGGGAATGAATGGTTGTGCCGGGTATTATGCTACTATGATAGCTATTTTTATGTATAATGCCTTAAATATCCCTGTTGGATTTGGCGAAATTTTGATGATTGTTATTTTGTGCGTTATTACTTCTTTTGGTATAGCTGGGATTCCTGGTATTACGATAATGATCATTTCGGTTATGCTTTCAGGACTTGGTCTTGAGGAACATTTTGCCTTACTTGCTGTGATTTTAGCCATTGATCCTATACTTGATATGGCAAGAACTTGTACTAATGTCTCAGGTGCTATGGTGGCAAGTATTATCACAGATAAAGAGCTTAAAAATCTTGATATTCAAAAATATAAAGAAAATGAAAAAAATAGCCTTTAA
- a CDS encoding type I restriction enzyme HsdR N-terminal domain-containing protein: protein MISKENFKEVLEILGFKQKGKNFYEKHFKEQNCDLKVDFEKGELIYPEQIKKESNTTSNFSQNENFVVFECVNRLLEKGYKVEHLILEKTWSLGHSGKSGRADISVFDENNENILLIIECKTAGNEYKKARKDLFDDESGKQLFSYAAQARSTKWLDLYASDFDINKNKA, encoded by the coding sequence ATGATTAGCAAAGAAAATTTTAAAGAAGTATTAGAAATTTTAGGCTTTAAGCAAAAGGGTAAAAATTTTTATGAAAAGCACTTTAAAGAGCAAAATTGTGATTTAAAGGTTGATTTTGAAAAAGGCGAGCTAATCTATCCAGAGCAAATAAAAAAAGAGTCAAACACCACAAGCAACTTTAGCCAAAATGAAAATTTTGTCGTTTTTGAGTGCGTTAATAGACTATTAGAAAAGGGCTACAAAGTAGAGCATTTAATACTAGAAAAAACTTGGAGCTTGGGGCATTCAGGCAAAAGCGGTAGAGCTGATATTAGTGTATTTGATGAAAATAACGAAAATATACTTTTAATCATAGAGTGCAAAACCGCAGGCAATGAGTATAAAAAAGCTAGAAAAGATCTTTTTGATGATGAGAGTGGCAAACAGCTTTTTAGCTACGCCGCACAGGCTCGCTCCACAAAATGGCTAGATTTATACGCTAGTGATTTTGATATAAATAAAAACAAAGCCTAA
- the map gene encoding type I methionyl aminopeptidase: protein MIQLKKPQEIEKLRKANQIVAQTLDFLEENIKVGMSLKQISQMAEEFILSKGAKPSFKGLYGFSGAICTSLNQICIHGTPNDTLLKEGDILGVDVGTLLDGYYGDAARTLPIGQISSKDAELIACAKDALYHAIDIIREGMHFKELSYALQEFILQRGFVPLRDYCGHGIGKTPHSEPEIPNYLRAGVNAKSGPKIKNGMVFCVEPMVCQKDGTPVHLNGKWDAASKDGLNTAHYEHCLAIVGGRAEILSQS, encoded by the coding sequence ATGATACAACTTAAAAAACCCCAAGAAATAGAAAAGCTCCGCAAAGCAAATCAAATCGTCGCCCAAACCTTAGATTTTTTAGAAGAAAATATCAAAGTCGGCATGAGCTTAAAACAAATAAGCCAAATGGCTGAGGAATTTATACTTTCAAAGGGTGCAAAGCCATCTTTTAAAGGACTTTACGGCTTTAGTGGGGCGATTTGCACCTCTTTAAATCAAATTTGCATACATGGAACTCCTAATGACACCTTGCTTAAAGAAGGCGATATTTTAGGTGTTGATGTAGGGACCTTGCTTGATGGGTATTATGGTGATGCGGCAAGAACTTTACCTATAGGTCAAATTTCAAGTAAAGATGCCGAGCTTATCGCTTGTGCAAAAGATGCACTTTATCATGCTATTGATATTATCCGTGAGGGTATGCATTTTAAAGAGCTTTCCTATGCTTTGCAAGAATTTATTTTGCAAAGAGGTTTTGTGCCTTTGAGGGATTATTGTGGTCATGGTATAGGCAAAACGCCTCATTCAGAGCCTGAAATACCAAACTATCTTAGGGCTGGAGTCAATGCCAAAAGTGGACCAAAAATCAAAAATGGAATGGTTTTTTGTGTAGAACCTATGGTGTGCCAAAAAGATGGAACTCCTGTGCATTTAAATGGCAAATGGGACGCTGCAAGTAAAGATGGGCTAAATACAGCTCATTATGAGCATTGTTTAGCCATAGTGGGTGGCAGGGCTGAAATTTTATCTCAAAGCTGA
- a CDS encoding putative metalloprotease CJM1_0395 family protein — MQIQGFSSSYFSHTSSSMREDKDLSSNSTYANEEDSKNEVQTELSEAEKRVVQELQATDTKVKAHEMAHMAAGGGLAGSASYTYERGPDNKMYAVAGEVPISMQEGRTPEETIANARQIQAAAMAPADPSPQDFKVAASAMRMEIEARAEKVKIEAEERSQEQAEQEEDETKNQDLNNKNQLIKAYEQDNAQGLMLDKVS, encoded by the coding sequence ATGCAGATACAAGGTTTTTCAAGTTCGTATTTTTCTCATACTTCAAGTTCTATGCGTGAAGATAAGGACTTATCTTCAAATTCTACTTACGCCAATGAAGAAGATTCAAAAAATGAGGTTCAAACTGAATTAAGTGAGGCTGAAAAAAGAGTTGTTCAAGAGCTTCAAGCTACGGATACAAAGGTCAAAGCTCATGAAATGGCTCACATGGCAGCAGGTGGTGGTTTAGCAGGCTCTGCTAGCTACACTTATGAAAGAGGTCCTGATAACAAAATGTATGCTGTTGCTGGGGAAGTGCCTATTTCTATGCAAGAAGGTCGCACTCCTGAAGAAACCATAGCTAATGCAAGACAAATACAAGCTGCGGCAATGGCACCAGCTGATCCTAGCCCTCAGGATTTTAAAGTAGCAGCAAGTGCTATGCGTATGGAGATTGAAGCAAGGGCTGAAAAAGTCAAGATAGAGGCTGAAGAAAGATCTCAAGAGCAAGCTGAGCAAGAAGAAGACGAGACAAAAAATCAGGACTTAAATAACAAAAATCAGCTTATCAAAGCTTATGAGCAAGATAATGCTCAGGGTTTAATGCTCGATAAGGTTTCTTAA